In Vagococcus hydrophili, one DNA window encodes the following:
- a CDS encoding amino acid ABC transporter permease: MYMPSIDFKLLVDSIPFVLEGLPYTILISLASFMIGNLLGILLTSISLLDIPVIRTVIKVYLSFLRGTPSLVLLFILYFGMPIQLPPIQAAIICFSLTSSAFLAEIYRGAISGVDPGQWEASKALGLSYIVTMKDIIFPQALRIAIPSLGNVAMDIVKGSSLAAMITVPDIFQKAKIVGGREFDFMTMYVLVALIYWGICLVIGSLQKRLEKQFEYLT; this comes from the coding sequence ATGTATATGCCTAGTATTGATTTTAAACTACTAGTTGATTCGATTCCCTTTGTTTTAGAAGGATTGCCTTATACTATTCTGATTAGTTTGGCTTCCTTTATGATTGGTAACTTACTAGGAATTTTACTAACTTCAATTAGTTTACTTGATATTCCAGTCATTCGAACTGTTATTAAGGTTTATCTTTCCTTCTTAAGAGGAACACCATCCCTTGTTTTGCTTTTTATTTTGTACTTTGGGATGCCTATTCAACTGCCACCGATTCAAGCAGCGATTATTTGTTTCTCTTTAACAAGTAGTGCTTTCTTGGCAGAAATTTACCGAGGAGCTATTTCTGGTGTTGATCCAGGGCAATGGGAGGCTTCTAAAGCATTAGGGCTATCTTATATAGTAACCATGAAAGATATTATTTTTCCTCAAGCTTTAAGAATTGCGATTCCTTCACTTGGAAATGTGGCGATGGATATTGTTAAAGGCTCTTCTCTAGCAGCCATGATTACAGTGCCAGACATCTTCCAAAAAGCTAAAATCGTTGGCGGACGTGAATTTGATTTCATGACCATGTATGTTTTAGTGGCACTTATTTATTGGGGAATTTGTTTGGTGATAGGGTCGTTGCAGAAGAGATTGGAAAAACAGTTTGAGTATTTGACGTAA
- a CDS encoding transporter substrate-binding domain-containing protein, which yields MKKIGLLVSTLILSLSLFAACTPKKESKEPAKEKKEWVVATSGTLFPASYYNDKNELTGYDIEVVKEVAKRMDKKVTFKEYNVDGMLTSVQKGSADFAANDFSLSDSRKKKFILSEPLKYSFGSMIVRKSDQSGIKSFEDLKGKKSAGEATTNYMKIAEKYGAELVSYDNATNDQYLTDVANGRTDVILNDYYLQKMSVGALPDIPVMILDDLYFNPTENGLLFSKENTELKKEIDVTLGEMKKDGTLAKISKEFFGADVSVKPDVKIAEDIKIEE from the coding sequence GTGAAAAAAATCGGATTATTAGTTTCAACCCTTATTTTAAGTTTAAGTTTATTTGCGGCTTGTACCCCTAAAAAAGAAAGTAAAGAACCTGCTAAGGAGAAAAAAGAATGGGTTGTAGCAACATCAGGTACTCTATTTCCAGCTTCTTACTACAATGATAAAAACGAACTAACAGGTTATGATATCGAAGTGGTTAAAGAGGTCGCAAAACGTATGGATAAAAAAGTAACGTTCAAAGAGTACAATGTAGACGGCATGCTAACATCCGTTCAAAAAGGCTCAGCTGATTTTGCTGCTAACGATTTTTCTTTAAGTGATAGCCGTAAGAAAAAATTTATTTTATCTGAACCACTTAAATATTCATTTGGTAGTATGATTGTTAGAAAATCAGATCAATCTGGTATTAAATCTTTCGAAGATTTAAAAGGTAAAAAATCAGCAGGTGAAGCGACAACTAACTACATGAAAATCGCCGAAAAATATGGTGCTGAATTAGTGAGTTATGATAACGCTACTAACGATCAATATTTAACAGATGTGGCAAACGGTCGTACTGATGTCATTTTAAATGATTACTACTTACAAAAAATGTCAGTAGGCGCTTTACCTGATATTCCTGTAATGATTTTAGATGATTTATACTTTAACCCAACAGAAAATGGTTTATTATTTAGCAAAGAAAATACGGAACTGAAAAAAGAAATTGATGTTACATTAGGTGAAATGAAAAAAGATGGCACCTTAGCAAAAATTTCTAAAGAGTTCTTTGGTGCTGACGTTTCCGTTAAACCTGATGTGAAAATTGCTGAAGATATTAAGATTGAAGAGTAA
- a CDS encoding YlxQ-related RNA-binding protein codes for MTNKDKFLNLLGLATKAGKLVSGDDTTVKAVRKNNVRLVIVATDASEGTIKKMTDKCQYYQTPIIVACTKAEISHAIGKSRTIIGVCDNGFSKKMRELLKDE; via the coding sequence ATGACAAATAAAGATAAGTTTCTAAACCTTCTCGGATTAGCGACAAAAGCCGGAAAATTAGTTTCTGGTGATGATACAACAGTAAAAGCAGTTCGTAAAAATAATGTTCGTTTAGTCATCGTCGCAACAGATGCGAGCGAAGGAACAATCAAGAAAATGACTGATAAATGCCAGTACTATCAAACACCTATCATAGTTGCTTGTACAAAAGCAGAAATAAGTCATGCGATAGGTAAGAGTCGAACGATTATTGGTGTTTGTGATAACGGCTTTTCAAAGAAAATGCGTGAATTATTGAAAGATGAATAG
- the grpE gene encoding nucleotide exchange factor GrpE → MDDLKKEEIEELENEEASTEVTEEISVEETLKQELSDMEDKFLRAQAEIVNMRNRNNKEREDAAKYRAQNLATGLLNSLDNLDRALEIETQDEGMKKGIEMVREGMIHALKEANVEEIQALGETFDPNKHQAVQTLPASEGQAADEIIQVLQKGYILHDRVLRPTMVIVAQ, encoded by the coding sequence ATGGATGATTTGAAGAAAGAAGAAATTGAAGAACTTGAAAACGAAGAAGCATCTACTGAAGTAACAGAAGAAATTTCAGTTGAAGAAACGTTAAAACAAGAATTAAGTGACATGGAGGACAAGTTCCTACGTGCCCAAGCTGAGATTGTTAACATGCGTAATCGTAATAACAAAGAACGTGAGGATGCTGCCAAGTATCGTGCACAAAACTTAGCAACAGGATTACTTAATTCATTAGATAACCTGGATCGTGCTCTTGAAATTGAAACACAAGACGAAGGCATGAAAAAAGGGATTGAGATGGTAAGAGAAGGAATGATTCACGCGTTAAAAGAAGCCAATGTTGAAGAAATTCAAGCATTAGGTGAAACGTTTGATCCTAATAAACATCAAGCGGTACAAACATTACCAGCATCTGAAGGTCAAGCTGCAGATGAAATAATCCAAGTATTGCAAAAAGGTTATATTTTACATGACCGTGTCTTAAGACCGACAATGGTTATTGTTGCACAATAA
- a CDS encoding Gfo/Idh/MocA family protein has translation MIKKIGIVGTGDIAKQFATQLDKNKYEIVSMFNHRETSLIPFAKENGVINYTTDYTEFLGNKELECVYIGTPNQTHYAYAKQALEAGKHVLCEKVMVLSGEQAKELFELAKSKNLVLLEAVTLFYMPMYHEVKKLIAAGELGKISNASVIFGSCKEYDPTNRFFSKELGGGALFDIGTYALSAAVYLLGTELNFVTSDVELAPTGVDEKSITLLKTSEGIQASVMISFRGKMPKQVVLTGDNGFLKIDDFPRAEEGTIFYNDGQTKVINLGNGRDVFTYEMDLLNDYAAGKIEGIDTREVTEHVISLMDEMRASWGIN, from the coding sequence TTGATTAAAAAAATAGGTATTGTGGGAACGGGAGATATTGCCAAGCAGTTTGCCACACAACTTGATAAAAATAAATACGAGATTGTTTCCATGTTTAATCATCGAGAAACATCATTAATCCCTTTTGCTAAAGAAAATGGTGTGATAAACTATACGACTGATTACACAGAGTTTTTAGGGAATAAAGAGTTAGAGTGTGTCTACATTGGAACACCTAACCAAACACATTATGCCTATGCTAAACAAGCTTTAGAAGCTGGAAAGCATGTTTTATGTGAGAAAGTTATGGTGCTATCAGGTGAACAGGCGAAAGAGTTATTTGAATTAGCCAAATCTAAAAATTTAGTTTTATTGGAAGCAGTGACGTTGTTTTACATGCCCATGTATCATGAAGTTAAAAAACTGATTGCTGCTGGTGAGCTAGGTAAAATAAGCAATGCTAGTGTGATTTTTGGTAGTTGTAAAGAATATGATCCAACCAATCGCTTCTTTTCTAAAGAATTAGGCGGAGGTGCTTTATTTGATATAGGAACGTATGCTTTGTCTGCGGCTGTTTATTTACTAGGTACAGAGTTAAACTTTGTGACTAGCGACGTTGAACTTGCCCCAACTGGTGTGGATGAAAAATCCATAACACTACTTAAAACTTCAGAGGGGATTCAAGCAAGTGTGATGATTTCATTTAGAGGCAAAATGCCAAAACAAGTCGTTTTGACAGGTGATAATGGCTTCTTGAAAATAGATGACTTTCCTAGAGCAGAAGAGGGAACTATTTTTTACAATGATGGTCAAACAAAAGTCATTAATCTAGGTAATGGAAGAGACGTCTTCACCTACGAAATGGATTTATTAAATGACTACGCTGCTGGAAAAATTGAAGGAATTGATACAAGAGAAGTAACAGAACATGTCATTTCATTAATGGATGAAATGCGTGCTTCTTGGGGAATTAACTAA
- the truB gene encoding tRNA pseudouridine(55) synthase TruB, with translation MEGIIPVWKPRGMTSHDCVFKLRKILKTKKVGHSGTLDPDVDGVLPICVGKATKVIEYIQDSNKIYLGEVTLGFSTETEDVSGAVVETTPVLTEISTKKIDEMMKEMTGEITQIPPMYSAVKVNGRRLYEYARNGETVERPERKAMIYSFNRTTEPVFDADLQQQKWSFEVDCGKGTYVRTLAVDTGKKLGYAAHMSDLTRIKSGGFTKDECFTIEEIALLMDLERQETFLHPLELGVKDFPRVDLSDEKYQGVRNGSVLPEDFFENVVVDEPIALFYQGKIVSIYGKHPTKSGLLKPIKVLRND, from the coding sequence ATGGAAGGAATAATTCCTGTATGGAAGCCTCGTGGCATGACAAGTCATGATTGTGTCTTCAAATTAAGAAAAATATTAAAGACTAAAAAAGTAGGTCATAGTGGGACGTTAGATCCTGATGTAGATGGGGTTTTACCGATTTGTGTTGGCAAGGCAACGAAAGTGATTGAGTACATTCAAGATTCGAATAAAATTTATCTAGGTGAAGTGACCCTTGGCTTTTCAACTGAAACCGAAGATGTGAGTGGGGCAGTTGTAGAAACGACCCCTGTTTTAACTGAAATTTCAACTAAGAAAATTGACGAAATGATGAAAGAAATGACTGGTGAGATTACGCAAATACCACCTATGTATTCAGCGGTTAAAGTCAATGGACGTAGATTATATGAATACGCAAGAAACGGTGAAACGGTGGAGCGTCCTGAAAGAAAAGCGATGATTTACTCTTTTAACCGGACGACAGAACCCGTTTTTGATGCTGATCTACAACAACAAAAATGGTCATTTGAAGTCGATTGTGGTAAAGGAACGTATGTCAGAACGTTGGCAGTTGATACAGGTAAAAAATTAGGATATGCCGCTCACATGTCTGATTTAACTCGAATCAAAAGTGGTGGTTTCACTAAAGACGAATGTTTTACGATTGAAGAAATTGCCCTTTTAATGGATTTAGAGCGCCAAGAGACATTTTTACATCCCCTTGAACTCGGTGTGAAAGATTTTCCACGAGTGGATCTGTCGGATGAAAAGTATCAAGGTGTTAGAAATGGTTCAGTTCTACCAGAAGACTTTTTTGAAAATGTGGTCGTTGATGAGCCGATTGCTTTGTTTTATCAAGGAAAAATTGTTAGTATTTATGGGAAGCATCCAACAAAAAGTGGGTTGTTAAAACCAATTAAAGTTTTACGCAACGATTAA
- a CDS encoding YfcC family protein, whose translation MAKEKKKFSFPSAYTVILLVLLLVMILTYFIPAGKYATLSYDMDKKEFVLTEPKGETSVEPGNQATLDKYGINTNLDKFKDGSVYKPVAIPNSYEELERENHGFFGAVKEFLNAPIQGLEESISVITFVLILGGIIGIINKTGAFAAGMNSLSKKLNGREKWLIILTMTLISIGGTTFGLAEETIAFYPILVPIFIAAGYDALVAIATIYLGSCIGTLGSTVNPFSIVIASNTAGVTFTDGMGLRLAMLIIGTLMCIAYTVRYAERVRKNPETSLIYDQKEMLEKKFLHSDTDAEIPVFDLRKKLMLIIFALGFVVMVYGVKELNWMFVEISSLFLLITFILALISGLNEKTFVGEFVTGASELLSVALVIALARGVTIIMENAMISDTLMYQLSNGVSSMKGPVFTTVLYFVYILLGFFIPSSSGLAVLSMPIMAPLADVVNVDRALVIDAYNWGQGIISFIAPTGLVLASLAMVEITFDKWVKFVMKLMIAIAIVSIILLAIGVYL comes from the coding sequence ATGGCAAAAGAAAAGAAAAAGTTTAGTTTTCCAAGTGCTTACACGGTTATTTTGTTGGTATTATTATTAGTGATGATTTTAACTTATTTCATCCCCGCTGGTAAGTACGCTACCTTAAGTTACGACATGGACAAAAAAGAATTTGTTCTAACTGAACCCAAAGGCGAAACAAGTGTTGAACCCGGCAACCAAGCTACTCTTGATAAATACGGTATCAACACAAATCTCGATAAGTTTAAAGACGGTTCAGTCTATAAACCTGTCGCAATTCCTAACTCCTATGAAGAATTAGAACGTGAAAATCATGGTTTCTTCGGGGCAGTTAAAGAATTTCTAAACGCACCGATTCAAGGACTAGAAGAAAGTATTAGTGTTATCACCTTTGTTCTTATTCTTGGGGGGATCATTGGTATCATTAATAAAACCGGGGCATTTGCTGCGGGAATGAATTCTCTGTCCAAAAAATTAAATGGCCGTGAAAAGTGGTTAATCATTTTAACAATGACATTAATTTCAATTGGAGGAACAACTTTTGGTTTAGCTGAAGAAACCATTGCCTTTTATCCAATTTTAGTACCGATTTTTATTGCAGCAGGATATGACGCTCTCGTTGCCATCGCTACTATTTACTTAGGAAGTTGTATTGGAACACTTGGTTCAACGGTCAATCCATTTTCAATCGTTATTGCTAGTAATACAGCAGGGGTTACGTTTACCGATGGAATGGGCTTACGTCTTGCAATGTTAATCATCGGAACTCTAATGTGTATTGCCTATACTGTTCGTTACGCTGAGAGAGTACGTAAAAATCCTGAAACATCCCTTATTTATGATCAAAAAGAAATGTTAGAGAAAAAATTCTTACACAGTGACACGGATGCAGAAATACCTGTTTTTGATTTAAGAAAAAAATTAATGTTAATTATTTTTGCTTTAGGTTTTGTTGTCATGGTTTACGGGGTAAAAGAATTAAACTGGATGTTCGTTGAAATTTCTTCATTATTCCTATTAATCACCTTTATCCTAGCGTTAATTTCTGGCTTGAATGAAAAAACTTTCGTTGGTGAATTTGTTACTGGCGCTAGTGAATTACTAAGCGTTGCTTTAGTTATTGCCTTAGCTCGTGGAGTAACTATTATCATGGAAAATGCCATGATTAGTGACACATTGATGTATCAATTAAGTAATGGCGTTTCGAGTATGAAAGGGCCAGTCTTTACAACCGTTTTATACTTTGTTTACATCTTACTAGGCTTCTTTATTCCATCATCTTCTGGACTTGCGGTATTGTCTATGCCAATTATGGCACCATTAGCAGATGTCGTTAATGTAGACCGTGCTCTTGTAATTGATGCCTATAACTGGGGACAAGGAATCATTTCATTTATCGCCCCAACCGGATTAGTCCTAGCATCACTTGCTATGGTTGAAATCACCTTTGATAAATGGGTAAAATTCGTCATGAAACTAATGATCGCTATTGCTATTGTTTCTATTATATTATTGGCGATAGGTGTTTATTTATAA
- the hemW gene encoding radical SAM family heme chaperone HemW codes for MTSAYIHIPFCEHICFYCDFNKVFLEGQPVDEYIQALIKEIRLTKEKYPSEDTETIYIGGGTPTSLSAAQLDALLKGVREELPFDDKNEFTVEANPGDLTLEKLQVLQNYGVNRLSMGVQSFDDRLLKKIGRKHSAQDVYDTMKIFDIADFRNVSIDLIFALPNQTLENFEDTLDKALSLDLPHYSMYSLILENKTMFYNWARQGRLHLPGIDVEGDMFEMAIEKMTKAGRHQYEVSNFAKPGMESRHNLVYWNNEHYYGLGAGASGYLGNVRYKNHGPIQHYLEPLREDKLPTITVDTLTKTNQMEEQMFLGLRKIEGISIQHFEDKFGSSLDSVYGQTIEKLILDEMLFKSGDKLALTDKGLILGNEVFKEFLIS; via the coding sequence ATGACGTCAGCTTATATTCACATTCCTTTTTGTGAACATATTTGTTTCTATTGTGACTTCAATAAAGTTTTTCTTGAAGGGCAACCAGTAGATGAATATATTCAAGCTCTTATTAAAGAAATTAGACTAACTAAGGAAAAATATCCTTCAGAAGATACTGAAACAATTTATATTGGTGGGGGAACACCAACTTCTCTTTCTGCCGCTCAATTAGATGCTTTATTAAAAGGAGTCAGAGAAGAACTACCGTTTGACGATAAAAATGAATTTACAGTCGAGGCGAATCCTGGTGATTTAACCTTAGAAAAGCTTCAAGTGTTACAGAACTATGGTGTCAATCGTTTATCCATGGGGGTTCAATCTTTTGATGATCGTCTGCTTAAAAAAATTGGACGTAAACATTCAGCACAAGATGTTTATGACACGATGAAAATTTTTGATATCGCCGATTTTAGAAATGTCAGTATTGATTTGATTTTTGCTTTGCCTAATCAAACCTTAGAGAATTTTGAAGATACCCTAGATAAGGCGTTATCTTTGGATTTACCTCATTATTCAATGTACTCATTGATTTTAGAGAATAAGACCATGTTTTACAATTGGGCAAGACAAGGGCGTTTACATCTTCCGGGAATTGATGTTGAAGGTGATATGTTTGAGATGGCTATTGAAAAAATGACGAAAGCTGGCAGACATCAGTATGAAGTCAGCAACTTTGCTAAGCCAGGCATGGAAAGTCGTCATAACTTAGTTTATTGGAACAATGAGCATTATTACGGGCTTGGTGCTGGGGCGAGTGGTTATTTAGGAAATGTTCGCTATAAAAATCACGGTCCGATTCAACATTATTTAGAGCCTTTAAGAGAAGATAAATTGCCAACGATTACAGTTGATACGTTAACAAAAACCAATCAAATGGAAGAACAAATGTTTTTAGGTCTTCGAAAAATTGAAGGGATTTCGATTCAACATTTTGAAGATAAATTTGGTTCTTCATTAGATAGCGTTTATGGACAAACCATTGAGAAATTAATTCTGGATGAAATGTTGTTTAAATCAGGAGATAAGTTAGCTTTAACTGATAAAGGTCTGATTTTAGGGAATGAAGTTTTTAAAGAATTTTTAATATCATAA
- the ribF gene encoding riboflavin biosynthesis protein RibF, with product MQVIEIHHPYKENQIPNEEVVLVLGFFDGVHLGHQKVIETAKIEAKKRGSKLAVMTFNHHPSVVFQKVDHKTMKYITTVEQKINRMEAIGVDILYVIEFTSAFASLKPQDFVDQYIVGLHAKVAVAGFDYTYGKADVASMSQLPNYANARFEVIEVPQQKQGEDKISSTNIRKMMAEGNMEGANQFLGYTYELSGMVMHGDKRGRTLGFPTANIKVPHHSLLPVGGVYAVKIKVANTWYNGMAQIGYNITFEKNRPMTIEVNILDFNEDIYGEQVSVQWCHYLREEMKFDGIEGLVKQLNQDETDTRDYFAKQGEL from the coding sequence ATGCAAGTAATAGAAATACATCATCCATATAAAGAGAATCAAATTCCTAATGAAGAAGTCGTTTTAGTTTTAGGCTTTTTTGATGGAGTTCATTTAGGTCATCAAAAAGTGATTGAAACAGCAAAAATAGAAGCTAAAAAACGTGGATCTAAGCTAGCTGTGATGACGTTTAATCATCATCCATCTGTTGTTTTTCAAAAAGTTGATCATAAAACAATGAAATATATTACCACGGTAGAACAAAAAATCAACCGCATGGAAGCAATCGGCGTGGATATCCTGTACGTGATTGAGTTTACTTCGGCATTTGCGAGTCTGAAACCACAGGACTTTGTGGATCAATACATTGTTGGTTTACACGCTAAAGTGGCAGTTGCTGGTTTTGATTATACGTACGGTAAAGCTGATGTGGCTAGTATGAGCCAATTGCCAAACTATGCCAACGCTCGTTTTGAAGTGATTGAAGTCCCTCAACAAAAACAGGGTGAGGATAAAATCAGTTCAACCAACATACGAAAAATGATGGCAGAAGGCAACATGGAAGGCGCTAATCAGTTTCTTGGTTACACTTACGAATTATCAGGTATGGTAATGCACGGAGATAAACGTGGTCGTACCCTAGGTTTTCCAACGGCTAATATCAAAGTACCTCATCACTCACTTCTTCCAGTGGGTGGCGTTTATGCAGTGAAAATCAAGGTAGCCAATACTTGGTACAATGGTATGGCGCAAATTGGTTATAACATTACTTTTGAAAAAAATCGTCCGATGACCATTGAAGTGAATATTTTAGATTTCAATGAAGATATTTACGGGGAGCAAGTTTCTGTTCAGTGGTGCCATTATTTACGTGAAGAGATGAAATTTGACGGTATCGAAGGTCTAGTGAAGCAATTAAATCAAGATGAAACAGATACTCGTGATTATTTTGCTAAACAAGGTGAGCTGTAA
- the hrcA gene encoding heat-inducible transcriptional repressor HrcA — translation MLSDRQLAILHLLVKIYTETGIPVGSKTLMNEGIKASSATIRNDLVKLEELELIQKTHSSSGRVPSIKGYRYYVDHLMQPAEISQNEIVKIRQLLDRRYNATNEIIEQSANILSDLTSYTAFSLGPEVKERRLTGFRIVPLNRNQLIAIIVTDQGYVESQVFSIPETISSEDIEKMTRIINDRLVGESLLTVYHKLRTEIPLVLQRYFSNSSHVLYLFEEVFNQAFDDQVYISGGMNLLDSGMLNDISEFKSIYSLISDSDQLTELLLPDTTGIDIRIGNEIPNELLLNMSLITASYEVPQHGKGVIALLGPTSMSYSKLLGLVNVFTDELSGHLDSYYRGLDNSIRN, via the coding sequence ATGTTAAGTGATAGACAACTCGCTATTTTACATTTACTGGTAAAAATTTATACAGAGACTGGTATTCCAGTAGGCTCTAAAACGTTAATGAATGAAGGGATTAAAGCAAGTTCTGCGACGATCAGAAATGATTTAGTGAAGTTAGAAGAACTAGAGCTTATTCAAAAAACACATTCATCTTCAGGACGAGTTCCTTCTATAAAAGGGTATCGTTATTATGTGGATCATTTAATGCAACCTGCTGAAATATCCCAAAATGAGATTGTTAAGATTCGTCAATTGCTAGATAGAAGATACAATGCGACGAATGAGATTATCGAACAATCTGCTAATATTTTATCTGACTTAACTAGCTATACAGCATTTTCCTTAGGTCCAGAAGTTAAAGAACGCAGATTAACAGGTTTTAGGATTGTCCCTCTTAATCGGAATCAATTGATTGCGATTATCGTGACGGACCAAGGTTATGTAGAGAGCCAAGTTTTTTCAATTCCTGAAACAATTAGTTCTGAGGATATTGAGAAAATGACGCGCATCATTAATGATCGTTTAGTAGGCGAGAGTTTACTAACGGTGTACCACAAGTTAAGAACAGAAATTCCTTTAGTTTTACAAAGGTATTTCTCCAATTCATCACACGTCTTGTACTTGTTCGAAGAAGTTTTTAATCAAGCTTTTGATGATCAAGTTTACATTAGTGGTGGTATGAATTTACTTGATTCAGGGATGTTAAATGATATCTCAGAATTTAAATCCATTTATTCGTTAATTAGTGATTCGGATCAGTTAACCGAACTATTATTGCCTGATACAACAGGGATTGATATTCGTATTGGTAACGAGATTCCCAATGAATTACTTTTAAATATGAGTTTAATCACTGCTTCTTATGAAGTGCCGCAACATGGTAAAGGCGTGATTGCTCTGTTAGGACCAACCAGTATGTCCTATTCAAAACTATTAGGCTTAGTTAATGTCTTTACAGATGAGTTATCAGGTCACTTGGATTCGTATTACCGAGGCTTAGATAATTCAATTAGGAATTAA
- the rbfA gene encoding 30S ribosome-binding factor RbfA, translating into MANYRDRRVAQEILREVNDILQKKVRDPRIDNVTITEVRVTGDLQQATIYYSSLGDKASEMQKVQQGLEKASGLVRREIGHRLQIYKTPELIFERDSSVAYGNHIDDLLRNLNKKEY; encoded by the coding sequence ATGGCAAATTATCGTGACCGCCGTGTAGCACAAGAAATATTGAGAGAAGTAAACGATATCTTACAAAAAAAAGTAAGAGATCCACGTATTGATAACGTGACAATCACTGAGGTTCGCGTAACAGGGGACCTTCAACAAGCGACTATTTATTATAGTTCACTAGGTGATAAAGCTTCTGAAATGCAAAAAGTGCAACAAGGTTTAGAAAAAGCAAGTGGACTTGTTCGTCGAGAAATCGGACATCGTTTACAAATTTACAAAACACCTGAGTTGATTTTCGAAAGAGACAGCTCAGTGGCTTACGGAAATCACATTGATGATTTACTAAGAAATTTGAATAAAAAAGAGTATTAA
- a CDS encoding M42 family metallopeptidase, with translation MKKEQAIENIINLSNLYGVSGFEDDVVNYVRKEWNTLGETDTDGIKNLYLNASTKDTSKLRVQLDAHSDEVGFIVQAIKPNGLLQFLTLGGWVPSNIAAQKVKVKNTKGEYIQGIVTSKPPHFMSEEERAKGLSIASLSIDIGAKSKEDAEKRFSVRMGCPVIPDVVCECNQETNLFLGKGFDCRIGVACMMDVLDEVKEEKLPFELVSTLTAQEEVGLRGAEVAAKKVAADLAIVFEGCPADDTSSEDYMIQSALGEGPMLRYFDVSMITNPEFQNHVIDLAEKHNIPLQVSVRSGGGTNGASFNRYNGAPAIVVGIPVRYAHTHHCYVDYHDYEAAKKLIVTLLRELDEEMLMKLVKPLG, from the coding sequence ATGAAAAAAGAGCAAGCAATCGAAAATATTATTAATCTATCAAATTTATATGGTGTCTCAGGTTTTGAAGATGATGTGGTGAACTATGTCAGAAAAGAATGGAACACTTTAGGTGAAACAGATACAGACGGCATTAAGAATTTGTATTTGAATGCATCGACTAAAGATACTTCTAAACTAAGAGTTCAACTGGATGCTCATAGTGATGAAGTGGGATTTATTGTGCAAGCGATTAAACCTAATGGACTGTTGCAATTTTTAACTTTAGGCGGCTGGGTTCCTAGTAATATTGCGGCTCAAAAAGTTAAAGTTAAAAATACTAAAGGTGAGTACATTCAAGGAATAGTTACGAGTAAACCACCTCATTTTATGTCAGAGGAAGAACGTGCTAAAGGACTTAGTATTGCTTCTCTATCGATTGATATTGGAGCAAAATCTAAAGAAGATGCGGAAAAACGTTTTTCAGTTAGAATGGGTTGTCCTGTGATTCCTGATGTAGTTTGTGAGTGCAATCAAGAGACCAACCTATTTTTAGGTAAAGGATTTGACTGTCGAATTGGTGTGGCCTGTATGATGGATGTTTTAGATGAAGTCAAAGAAGAGAAACTGCCTTTTGAACTGGTCAGTACGTTAACTGCTCAAGAAGAAGTTGGCTTGCGTGGAGCTGAAGTCGCGGCTAAAAAAGTTGCTGCTGATTTAGCCATTGTTTTTGAAGGCTGTCCAGCTGATGATACCTCCTCAGAAGATTATATGATTCAATCAGCTTTGGGAGAAGGTCCAATGTTGCGTTATTTTGATGTGTCTATGATTACTAATCCTGAATTTCAAAATCATGTCATTGATTTAGCTGAAAAACATAATATCCCACTTCAAGTATCTGTGAGAAGTGGTGGTGGTACGAATGGCGCATCCTTTAATCGTTACAACGGAGCACCTGCGATTGTAGTGGGAATACCTGTTAGATACGCTCATACCCATCATTGTTATGTGGATTATCATGATTATGAAGCGGCTAAAAAATTGATAGTGACGTTGTTAAGAGAGTTAGATGAAGAGATGTTGATGAAGTTAGTGAAGCCTTTGGGGTAA